The Stigmatella aurantiaca DW4/3-1 genome contains the following window.
CCGCTGTTCTCCTCGACCGAGAAAGAATCATTGTTGGCCACCGGCAAGTCGTTCACCGGTGTCACCGTCACCGTCACCGTCGCCGTCGCCGTCCCCCCGTTGCCATCGGAGATCGTGTACGTGAATGTCGCGACCCCGTAGTAGTTGGCTGGCGGCGTGTAGCTCACGTTGCCCGGGGTGAAGGTCACCGCGCCCTCGGAGGGCTGCGTCACCGCCGTGATGGTCAGCGTCTCTCCTGCCTCCGGGGCGGACGAGTCGTTGGCCAGCACGTTCAACACCGTCGTGCCACTGTCCTCGGCCACCGAGTAGGCGTCGTTGTTCGCGGTCGGCGGGTCATTCACTGGCGAGACGTTCAGCGTCACCGTGGCAGTGGCCGTGCCCCCGTTGCCATCGGAGATCGTGTACGTGAACGCCGTGGTGCCGAAGAAGTTGGCCGCGGGCGTGAAGCTGACGCTCGAGGCGGTGAAGGTCACCGTGCCCCCACCCGGCTGAGTCACCGCGATGATGGTGAGCGTCTCCCCCACGTCGGGCGCTGACGTGTCGTTGGCGAGCACGTCCAGCACCGTGGCGCCGCTGTCCTCGGCCACCGTGAAGCTGTCGTTGACGGCCCGGGGCGGGTCGTTCATCGGCGTCACCGTCACCGTCACCGTCGCCGTGTCCGTGCCGTTGTTGCCATCGGAGACCGTGTACGTGAATGTCGTGGTGCCGTTGAAGTTGGCCTCGGGCCTGAAGCGCACCACGCCCCCCGTCAGCGTCACCGCGCCATGCGTGGGCAAGGTCACCGCGATCACGGAGAGCGTCTCCCCTGTGTCCGGCTCCGTGGTGTCATTGGCCAGCACGTCCAGCACCGTGAACCCGCTGTCCTCCAGCACCGTGAAGGCATCGTCGTTGGCCGTCGGCGGATCGTTCACCGGCGTCACCGTCACCGAGACGGACGCCGTGTCCGTGCCCCCGTTGCCATCGGACACCGTGTACGTGAACGTCGTGGTGCCGTTGAAGTTGGCCGCGGGCGTGAAGCTGACGTTCGAGGGGGTGAAGGTCACCGTGCCATTCGCCGGCTGGGTCACCGCCGTGACGGTCAGCGTCTCGCCCGTGTCCGGCGCCGTGGTGTCGTTGGCCAGCACGTCCAGCACCGTGGCCCCGCTGTTCTCCGCCACCGTGTAGTTGTCGTTCTTGGCATCGGGCGGGTGGTTCACCGGCGTCACCATCACCGTCACCGTCGCCGTCGCCGTGCCCCCATTGCCGTCGGACACTGTGTACGTGAACGTCGTGGTGCCGCTGAAGTTGGTGGCGGGCTTGAAGCGCAGCACGCCCCCCGTCAGCGTCACCGTGCCATTCGCCGGCTGCGTCACCGCCGAGATCGAGAGCGTTTCCCCCACGTCCGGGGCCAGCGTGTCGTTGGCCAGCACGTCCAACGCCGTGGCCGCGCTGTTCTCGGCCACCGTGAAGGCATCGTCGTTGGCCACCGGCGGATCGTTCACCGGCGTCACCGTCACCGTCACCGTCGCCGTGTCGGTACCGCCATTGCCATCGGACACCGTGTACGTGAACGTCGTGGTCCCGTTGTAGTTGGCCGGCGGCGTGTAGCTCACGTTCCCCGTTCCGAGGGTCACCGTGCCGTTCGCCGGCTGCGTCACCGCCGTGAGGGTGAGCGTCTCGCCCGTGTCCGGCGCCGTGGTGTCATTGGCCAGCACGTCCAGCACCGTGGCCCCGCTGTCCTCCAACACCGTGTAGTTGTCGTTGACGGCATCCGGCGGGTCATTCACCGGCGTCACCGTCACCGTCACCGTCGCCGTGTCCGACCCTCCATTGCCATCGGACACCGTGTACGTGAACGTCGTGGTGCCGCTGAAGTTGGCGGCTGGGGTGAAGCGCAGCACGCCCCCCGTCAGCGTCACCGTGCCATTCGCCGGCTGCGTCACCGCCACGATCGAGAGCGTCTCGCCCACATCCGGGGCCAGCGTGTCGTTGGCCAGCACGTCCAGCGCCGTGGCCCCACTGTCCTCCAGCACCGTGAACGCATCGTCCTCGGCCACCGGCGGGTCGTTCACCGGCGTCACCGTCACCGTCACCGTCGCCGTCGCCGTGCCCCCGTTGCCATCGGACACCGTGTACGTGAACGTCGTGGTTCCGTTGTAGTTGGCTGGCGGCGTGTAGCCCACGTTGGCCGCAGTGAAGGTCACCGTGCCGTTCGCCGGCTGCGTCACCGCCGTGACGGACAGCACCTCGCCGAGGTCCGGCGCGGTGGTGTCGTTGGCCAGCACGTTCAGCACCGTGGCCGCGCTGTCCTCCAGCACCGTGTAGCTGTCGTCCCTGGCCACCGGCGGGTTGTTCTGTGCCACGACCCGGACCGTCACCGTGGCCGTGTCGGTGCCCCCATTGCCGTCCGAGATGGTGTAGGTGAACGTCGTGGTGCCCTGGAACCCCGGGTTGGACGTGAAGCTCACGCCCGTGGCGGTGAAGGTCACCGTGCCGTTCGCCGGCTGCGTCACCGCCGTGACGGTCAGCGTCTCACCGGTGTCCGGCGCGGCGGTGTCGTTGGCCAGCACGTCCAGCACCGTGGTGCCGGCGGTGTCCATCAGCGTGAAGCTGTCGTTGACGGCGTCTGGCGGGTCGTTCACCGGCGTCACCGTCACCGTCACCGTGGCGGTGGCCGTGCCCCCGTTGCCATCGGACACCGTGTACGTGAACGTCGTGGTTCCGTTGTAGTTGGCCGCGGGCGTGAAGCGCACCACGCTCGGGGTCGAGGTCACCGTGCCGTTCGCCGGCTGCGTCACCGCCGTGAGGGTGAGCGTCTCGCCCGTGTCCGGCAGGGTGGTGTCGTTGGCCAGCACGTCCAGCACCGTGGCCCCGCTGTCCTCCAGCACCGTGAACGCATCGTCCTGGGCCACCGGCGGGTCATTCACGTTCGTCACCGTCACGGTGACGATGGCCGTGCTGGTGCCACCATTGCCGTCCGAGACCGTGTACGTGAACGTCGTGGTCCCGCTGAAGCCGGGCGTGGGGGTGAAGCTCACGTTCGTGGGGGTGAAGCTCACCGTGCCGTGGGCCGGCTGCGTCACCTCGGAGATGGACAGCGTCTCCCCCGTGTCCGGCAGGGTGGTATCGTTGGCCAGCACGTTGAACACCGTCGCCGCGCTGTTCTCCGCCACCGTGTAGTTGTCGTTCTGGGCCACCGGCGGGTCGTTCACCGGCGTCACCGTCACCGTCACCGTCGCCGTGTCCGAGCCGCCGTTGCCATCGGAGATCGTGTAAGTGAACGTCGTGGTGCCGTTGAAGTTGGCTGGCGGCGTGTAGCGCACCACGCCCGCCGTCAGCGTCACCGAGCCCTGCGTGGGCTGGGTCACCGACTTGATGGACAGCGTCTCGCCCGTGTCCGGCGCCGAGGTGTCGTTGGCCAGCACGTCCAACGCCGTGGCCCCACTGTCCTCCGCCACCGAGACGGCGTCATCCACCGCGTCGGGCGGATCATTGACCGGCGTCACCGTCACCGTGACGGTGGCCGTGTCCGTCCCGCCGTTCCCGTCGGACACCGTATAAATGAACGTCGTGGTGCCGTTGAAGTTGGCCGCGGGCTTGAAGCTCACGTTCGTGGCCGTGAACGTCACCGTGCCATTCGCGGGCTGCGTCACATCAGAGATGGACAGCGTCTCGCCCGTATCCGGCGCCGTGGTGTCGTTGGCCAGCACGTTGAACACTGTCGCCGCGCTGTCCTCCAGCACCGTGTAGGCATCGTCATTGGCCGTCGGTGGGTCGTTCACCGGCGTCACCGTCACCGTCACCGTGGCGGTGGCCGTGCCCCCGTTGCCGTCGGAGATCGTGTACGTGAACGTCGTGACACCGTTGTAGTTGGCGACCGGCGTGAAGGTGACGCCCGTGGCGGTGAAGGTCACCGTGCCGTTCGCGGGCTGCGTCACCGCCGTCACGGACAGCGTCTCGCCATCGTCCGGGGCGAACGAATCGTTGGCCAGCACGTCCAGCGCCGTAGCCCCACTGCTCTCGGCCACGGAGAAGGCATCGTTCCTCGCGGTGGGCGGGTCGTTGACGGGCGTCACCGTCATCGTGACGGTGGCCGTGTCCGTGCCGCCCCGGTTGTCCGACAACGTGTAGGTGAACGTCGTGGTGCCGAAGAAGTTGGCCGCGGGCCTGAAGCGCACCGTCGTGCCATTCAGGGTCACCGTGCCATTCGCCGGCTGCGTCACCGCCGAGACGAACAGCGTCTCGCCCACATCGGGCTCCGCCGTGTCGTTGGCCAGCACGTCCACCACGGTCGCCGCGCTGTCCTCCAGCACCGTGAAGGCATCGTCGTTGGCCGTCGGCGGATCATTCACGTCCATCACCGTCACGTTCACCGTCGCCGTGCTGGTGCCACCGTTGCCGTCCGAGATCGTGTACGTGAACGTCGTGAGCCCCCGGAAGCCCGGGGCGGGAATGAAGGTGACGCCCGTGGCGGTGAAGGTCACCGTGCCGTTCGCCGGCTGCGTCACCGCCGTCACGGACAGCGTCTCGCCCGTGTCCGGGGCCGAGGTGTCGTTGGCCAGCACGTCCAGCACCGTGCCGGTGCTGTGCTCGTCCACCGTGAAGGCGTCGTTCACCGCGGTGGGCGGGTCATTGACCGGCGTCACCGTCATCGTGACGGTGGCCGTGTCCGTGCCGCCCCGGCCATCGGACGCCGTATACGTGAACGTCGTGGTGCCGTTGAAGTTGGCGGCCGGCCGGAAGCGGACCCTCGTGGAGGAGAAGTTCACCGTGCCGTTCGCGGGCTGCGTCACCGCCGAGATGGACAGGGTCTCTCCGACGTCAGGAGCGATGGAGTCGTTGGCCAGCACGTCCAGTTCCGTGAAGGCGCTGTCCTCGAGCACCGTGAAGGCATCGTCGTTGGCCGTCGGCGGATCATTCACGTCCGCCACCGTCACGGTGACCGTGGCCGTGTCGGTGCCCCCGTTGCCATCCGAGATGGTGTAGGTGAACGTCGTGATCCCTCGGAAGCCCGGGGCCGGGGTGAAGGTGACGCCCGTGGCGGTGAAGGCCACCGTGCCATTCGCAGGCTGGGTCACCGCCGTGACGGTCAGCGTCTCGCCCGTGTCCGGCGCCGTGGTGTCGTTGGCCAGCACGTCCAGCGCCGTGTTGCTGCTCTGCTGATCCACGGTGAAGGAATCGTTCACCGCGTCCGGCGGATCATTCACGTTCGTGACGGTGACGGTGACGGTCGCGATGTCCGTGCCACCGTTTCCGTCCGAGGCCGTGTACGTGAACGTGGTGACCCCAGCGAAGTTGGCCGTGGGCGTGAAGCGCACGTTGCCCGCGGTGAAGGTCACCGTGCCGTTCGCGGGCTGGGTCACCGCCACGACGGAGAGCGTCTCGCCCAGCTCGGGCCCCACCAGGTCGTTGGCCAGCACGTTGAACGTCGTCAGCCCGCTGTCTTCGAGCACCGTGTAGGCATCATCCACGGCGTCCGGAGGATCGTTCACCGGGGTGATGGTCAGGTTCACCGTCGCGGTGGCCGTGCTGCCGTTGCCGTCCGTCATCGTGTAGGTGAACGACGTGGTGCCCGCGTAGTTGAGAGGCGGCGTGTAGCGCACCACGCCCCCGATCAACGTCACCACGCCGCGCGAGGGCTGGGTCACCGCCGTCACCGTCAGGGTCTCGCCCAGGTCCGGCGCCGACGAGTCGTTGGCCAGCACGTCGAGCACCGTGTCGATGCTGTCCTCCTCCACCGAGAACGCGTCGTTGTTCGCGTGGACCGGGTCGTTCACCGGCGTCACCGTCACCGTCACCGTGGCGGTGGCCGTGCCGCCGCGTCCATCCGAGGCCGTGTACGTGAACGTCGTGGTGCCCTCGAAGTCCGGCGAGGGCTTGAAGCTGACGTTGGTGGGGGTGAAGGTCACCGTGCCATTCGCGGGCTGCGTGACGGCCACCACGGACAGCGTCTCCCCCACGTCGGGGGCCGTCGTGTCGTTGGCGAGCACGTCCATGGCCGTGGCGGCGCTGTCTTCGGCCACCGTGAACGCGTCGTTGTTGGCCGTGGGCGGCTCGTTGGGCTGGCCCACCGTGACCGTCACCGTGGCGGTGTCCGTGCCGCCCCGTCCATCCGCGATGGTGTACGTGAACGTCGTGGTGCCCTGGAAGCCCGGGGCGGACGTATAGGAGACACCCGTGGCGGTGAACGTCACCGAGCCGCTGGACGGCTGCGTCACCGCCGTGATGGTCAGCGTCTCGGGGCTGTCAGGCAGGTACGTGTCATTGGCCAGCACGTTGATCGGATAGTTCGTGCTGCCTCCGGGCACCCCGACGACGTCATCCACCGCATCTGGCGGATCGTTGATGTCCTTGACGGTGATGGGGATGACGTCGCGGTCAGACATCGGACCTGAGCCCAAGCCGCTGTTCTTCATGTCTTGGACCGAAAGGACGATGGAGGTGGAGCCGTAGAAGTTCGCCTTTGGCTTGAACCTCAACCCATTCAACGCATTGTTGATGTCAACGAGCTTGCCCTCGAAAAGCATGCCGGGGTCCTCGGTGCCATCTCCGCCGCTGAAGACCAACCCCGAAGTGCCACTGAGCGTCCCTACACCCTGGTTGAACGCGAGCGTTACTTGCAGCTTGCGGTCGAACACGTCCACGTCCGAGGTACCAATCGTCTTGTTCGTGCCGGAGAAGACCAGCTCCGTGTCCTCGTCCATCGTCTGCACCACGGGCACCGGCAGCTTGTTGACCGGGGCATCGTTCTGGCCGACGACGGTCTCCTGCGAGGAGGTGTTGTCACCGGGAACGGGATCCGTCGTCGCTGCGGTGATGGTCGCGCTCGAGAGCATCAGGACGTCGTCCTGGAACGGCGCCATCATCGTGAACTTGATGCTCTGCGAGACGTTCACGCCGAGCGTCGCCGCCGTGCACGTCCACACATGCACGTTGCCCAGGGTGCCGCAGTTCCAGCCCGTGGGCTGGGTGAAGCTCTGGAAGAAGGACTGGGTCGGCAGGTTCACCGCCACCGACACGGTCTCCGCCACGTTGGGGCCCAGGTTCTGGACGTCGATGGAGTAGACGACGATGGCCCCCTCGGCGATCGGATCCGCGGAGTCCAGCAAGGTGACCCGCAGATTGGCGGGCCCCGCCAGCATCGGCTGGACGTGCACATCCGGCGCGACGCGCCAGTAATCCGGCACGGTGTCCACCCGGGGCACCAGCAGGGACTGCGCGCTCACCTCGCCTCGCGCGTCGGCGCCGTCAGCGGAGAGCTCGTCGGGACCACAAGACAGCCCCAGGGCGCTCACGAAGAGCAGTGCCAGCAGGGGGCGGAGATTCAGACTGCGGTGAAAAGGCTCAGAGGAACCCATCATGGGGATGTTCTCGGATCGGTGTGGGGCTGTGGCGAGCAACCCCCCCAGGCGATCAGTCGAAAGATGAGTAACGACGTCAACAGTGGGATCGAAGTGTCCTACCTGCGGCGTTACACCCCTGATTCTACCCGAGGACTGTCCGATAAAAAAAAGAGGGACCCCCCGAGGGATCCCTCTTCTTGCTTTCCGGGCTTCGGTAGAGCAGCCGAGCTAGAAAATTTCCTCCAGCCACTCCCGCATGCGGCCCTTCACCTTCTTGTAGACGTTCTCTTCACGGATCCGGAACATGCGGCGATCCAGGTGCTTGGCGCCGTAGACGACCAGCCCGACTCCCGTGGCGTACATGGGGCTCTTCACCACATCCACCAAGCCGCCGATACCGCGAGGCATTCCGCGCCGCACGGGCAGTCCGAGGACTTCCTCCGCCAGCTCGGGCATCCCCGCCAGCAGCGTGGAGCCGCCGGTGATGACGATGCCCGAGGCGAGCAGGTCCTCGTAGCCGCACTTCTGGATCTCCCGGTGCACGAGCTGGAAGATCTCCTCCACGCGCGGCTCGAGGATCTCACACAGGATCTGCCGGCCGAGCACGCGCGGCTGGCGCCCCCCCACACTGGGCACCTCGATGGTCTCGTCCTTGTTCACCATGGAGGCAAGCGCACAACCGAACTTCTGCTTGATGCGCTCGGCCTCGTGCGCCGGGGTGCGCAGGCCAATGGCGATGTCGCTGGTGAGGTTGTTGCCGCCCAGGGCGATGACGGCGGTGTGGACGATGGAGCCGCCGGAGAAGATGGCGATGTCCGTGGTGCCGCCGCCGATGTCCACCAGGCACACGCCCAGCTCCTTCTCGTCATCGCCGAGCACCGCCTCCGCGGAGGCCAGCGGCTGAAGGACGATGTCGGAGACGTTGAGGCCGGTGCGGTTGGCGCACTTGACGATGTTCTGCGCGCTGGAGACGGCGCCCGTGACGATGTGCACCTTGGCCTCCAGGCGCACGCCCGCCATGCCCAGGGGCTCCTTGATGCCGCCCTGGTCATCGATGATGAACTCCTGGGGCAGGACGTGGATCACCTCGCGGTCCAGGGGGATGGCCACCGCCTTGGCCGCGTCGATGACGCGCGCCAGGTCCGCCTCGCGGACCTCCTTGTCCTTCACCGCGACGATGCCCTGGGAGTTGAAGCCCTTGATGTGGCCACCGGCAATGCCCGTGTAGACATGGGAAATCTCCGCGCCCGCCATCAACTCCGCCTCCTCCACCGCCCGGCGGATGGAGGCCACGGTCGCCTCGATGTTGACGACCACGCCCTTGCGCAATCCCTTCGACGGGTGGGTACCGATCCCGATGATGTCGATGCCGCTGTCCGTCAGCTCACCGACGATCGCGCAGATCTTCGTCGTGCCGATGTCCAGGCCGACGATGATCTCACCAGACTTCTGCTTCGCCATGACCACTGCCTCCCGTTGCCCTCACTCTCGTGAAGGGCAAGCCCTACTGCACCGAGCCACCGCTCCTCTCGGACGCGGGACTCGAAATCTTCACCGCCACCCAGCCGGGCCGGGCCCGGTTGTCCAGGTGGATGACCTCCGCCGCCAACCCCCTCGCGCTCAGCTCGCGCCGCACGCGCTCCAGCCGCGAGAGCTTGGCCTCCGTCTCCCCCTCCCCCAACCGCACCACCTGGCCCGCCATCGTCACCAGCGACAGGCCCGCGTCTTCCAGCCGGACCTCGGACAGCCGCTCATGGCGGCCGGGCTTCAGCGCCGCGTAGGCGCGTGAGACGGCCAGCGCCTCCCGCATCCGCTCGCGCACCGCGTCTGGCTCCGCCACGTACTGCTCCCGCTCCACCCCCGTGACGAGCGGCAGGTCCAGGCCATCGCCGGGCGTCACCCGCTTGAAGGGCTCGCCCTCCTCGTCCAGCACGTACAAATCCCCCAGCACCACCAGCGCTGACGGCGCGTGCTCTACCACCTGCACCGAAACGGCGGTGGGAAAGTGACGCGTCACCTCCACGCTTCGCACCCACGGGTGCTGAAGCATGGTCCGCTCCAGGGCCGCCACGTCCAGGGAGAAGAGGTTCTGGCCAGAGGCCAGGCCCGACAGCCGCACCAGCTCCGCGCGCGAGGCGTGGGACAGTCCGGTAAACGACACCTCCCGCAGCTGGAAGGAGGGGGACGACAGCGCCCAAGCGCGCAACTCCACTCCACCCCACACCAGGGCCGCGGTCAGCGCCGCGGCCAGCAAGCCCTTGCCCACCGAGGGTCCATGGACCCGCACCGCACCCTTGACCGCCTCCTTCTGGTGGGCGGTGTCTTGACGGCGGCGGTTTTTGGACTTGCCGAAGGCCATAGAAAACAGGTGCGCATGCTGCGCGCGGAAAGATCGCCGCGCCAGTTTTTGGCTACAGCCACGTCGCTGTAGCGGGAGGGAAGCAACAAGCCCTCGAATTTTGAGAGAATGGAGAGGCGGACCCCTCAGGCCTTGAGCGAGGCCCCTTGGAGAATCCGCTCGCACAACGCGGGGAAGTCGATGCCTCGACCCGCGGCGATCTTCGGCAACAAGCTGGTTTCCGTCATGCCCGGCAGCGTGTTGGTTTCCAGCACGAACACATCTCCTCCCTCGGTGATGATGACATCCGAGCGCGATGCCCCCTGGCATCCGAGCGCCCGGTGCGCCGCAAGGCACACTGCATTCACCCGCTCATACTGATCTGCGGGCAGGGGTGCTGGGAAGAGGTACTTGGTGCCGCTGCCCGAGGTGTACTTCGCCGTGTGGTCGTAGAATTCACGCGCGACGACCACCTCGATGACGCCGAGCGCTTCATCGTCCAGGACGGCGCCCTGCACCTCGCGCCCCGGGATGAACTGCTCCACCAGCAACGTCCCCGCGTAACGCGCGGCGTCCTCCACGGCAGCGAGGTAGGCCTCCTTCGTCTTGCACACGTGCACGCCCACACTGCTACCCTCGCGGCTGGGCTTGACGACCACCGGATACGAGAAGGGCAGCGTGTCCGCCGCCTCCCGGGCGCTCGTGGCGTCCTTGAACGTCTTATAAGGAGGGGTGGGGATGCCGTGGGTGGTGAAAATCCACTTGGCGTAGACCTTGTCCATGCCCACCGCCGAGGCGAGCACGCCACTGCCGGTATACGGAATGAAGAGGGACTCGAGCAGCCCCTGGATGGAGCCATCCTCGCCATAGCGGCCATGCAGGGCCAGCCACGCCACGTCCACCTTCTCGGCGGTGAGGCGCGCGGCCACATCCTTGCCCACGTCGATCTCCACCACGTCGTAGCCCAGCGAGCGCAGCGCCTTGGCCACCGCGGCCCCCGTGCGCAGGGACACGTCCCGCTCCGAGGACAACCCTCCCAGCAGCACACCCACGCGCTTGTTCTTCAGCTCGGACTTGGACAGGACGCTCACGGTGGAAACTCTCCTACGCGCTTGACTTCAGGTTTGAGCTCGACGCCCTCCTGCTCCCGCACCCGCTGCTGCATCAGGGTGATGAGGCCGAGGACATCGCGGGCGGTGGCGCCGCCCAGGTTGACGATCCAGTTGGCGTGCAGGGGGGACACCTGCGCACGGCCCAGAGTGTGGCCTTTCAGGTTCACCCGCTCAATCAGGCGTCCGGCGAAATCGCCTATCGGGTTGGTGAAGACACTGCCGAAGTTCGGCTGGCTCAGCGGCTGGGTGCGCTTGCGGTAGCCCAAGTCCGTGTCCATCGCCTGCTTGGAGGCCACGACATCCCCCTTGCGGAGCAGGAAGCGCACCCGGGTGACGACGCCGCCCACGGGCAGCTCGGAGTGCCGGTAGGCGTGGGGCACCTGCGCCTTCGTGAGCCACCCCACCCCGTCCGCCGTGGCCACCTCCACCGCCTCCAGCACGCGGAAGCACTCGCCGTTCTTGGTGCCGGCGTTCATCGCCACCGCGCCCCCGAGCGTGCCGGGGATGCCCGCCAGGAACTCCGCCCCCACCAGGCCGTGGGTCCGCATCAGGTTGATGAGCCGGACGATGGCCGCGCCCGCGCCCAGCGTGAGCCGTCCCTCCTCGTCCCCCACCTCGGCGGCCTCAGGAAAGAGGTCCCCGGGCAGCCGCACGGTGATGCCCGGGATGCCGCCATCCCCCACCAAGGTGTTGGCCCCACCGCCCAGCAAGGTGACGGGAGTTCCCTCTTCGCGCGCCAGC
Protein-coding sequences here:
- the murB gene encoding UDP-N-acetylmuramate dehydrogenase: MVSRTPSSLPERIALLGGCEVKAGEPLAPLTSVRVGGPAEALVRPRGPEALVALLKLAREEGTPVTLLGGGANTLVGDGGIPGITVRLPGDLFPEAAEVGDEEGRLTLGAGAAIVRLINLMRTHGLVGAEFLAGIPGTLGGAVAMNAGTKNGECFRVLEAVEVATADGVGWLTKAQVPHAYRHSELPVGGVVTRVRFLLRKGDVVASKQAMDTDLGYRKRTQPLSQPNFGSVFTNPIGDFAGRLIERVNLKGHTLGRAQVSPLHANWIVNLGGATARDVLGLITLMQQRVREQEGVELKPEVKRVGEFPP
- a CDS encoding cell division protein FtsQ/DivIB produces the protein MAFGKSKNRRRQDTAHQKEAVKGAVRVHGPSVGKGLLAAALTAALVWGGVELRAWALSSPSFQLREVSFTGLSHASRAELVRLSGLASGQNLFSLDVAALERTMLQHPWVRSVEVTRHFPTAVSVQVVEHAPSALVVLGDLYVLDEEGEPFKRVTPGDGLDLPLVTGVEREQYVAEPDAVRERMREALAVSRAYAALKPGRHERLSEVRLEDAGLSLVTMAGQVVRLGEGETEAKLSRLERVRRELSARGLAAEVIHLDNRARPGWVAVKISSPASERSGGSVQ
- the ftsA gene encoding cell division protein FtsA, with protein sequence MAKQKSGEIIVGLDIGTTKICAIVGELTDSGIDIIGIGTHPSKGLRKGVVVNIEATVASIRRAVEEAELMAGAEISHVYTGIAGGHIKGFNSQGIVAVKDKEVREADLARVIDAAKAVAIPLDREVIHVLPQEFIIDDQGGIKEPLGMAGVRLEAKVHIVTGAVSSAQNIVKCANRTGLNVSDIVLQPLASAEAVLGDDEKELGVCLVDIGGGTTDIAIFSGGSIVHTAVIALGGNNLTSDIAIGLRTPAHEAERIKQKFGCALASMVNKDETIEVPSVGGRQPRVLGRQILCEILEPRVEEIFQLVHREIQKCGYEDLLASGIVITGGSTLLAGMPELAEEVLGLPVRRGMPRGIGGLVDVVKSPMYATGVGLVVYGAKHLDRRMFRIREENVYKKVKGRMREWLEEIF
- a CDS encoding D-alanine--D-alanine ligase: MSVLSKSELKNKRVGVLLGGLSSERDVSLRTGAAVAKALRSLGYDVVEIDVGKDVAARLTAEKVDVAWLALHGRYGEDGSIQGLLESLFIPYTGSGVLASAVGMDKVYAKWIFTTHGIPTPPYKTFKDATSAREAADTLPFSYPVVVKPSREGSSVGVHVCKTKEAYLAAVEDAARYAGTLLVEQFIPGREVQGAVLDDEALGVIEVVVAREFYDHTAKYTSGSGTKYLFPAPLPADQYERVNAVCLAAHRALGCQGASRSDVIITEGGDVFVLETNTLPGMTETSLLPKIAAGRGIDFPALCERILQGASLKA